GTCCTGGGCAGGCCCCTCAAGTGTAGCCCTCTCTGGGGTCAAcccttcttcctgctcctccctccccagttCAGCCCCCCTCACTGTCAGGGTTGGGCCAGCCCCTGCACTGCCTCGCCGAGTGGCCTGGGCCAGGTCactccacctctctgtgcctcagtttccccccctTGAGTCCCCTAGGGCCTGGAAGAGTGGGAGGTATGACTAGGGGGCAATGTCGCTTCCAGGGGGAATTCTCAGACCTGGGGATCCCCCATGCTCCCAGGGGAGGGGAAacctttttcactcaacattgtaGGGGGCAAACTCTGGTGCACCCCCTGCTGAGGAGCAGCGCCAAGAGGGGACCAGAGGGCGTGCTGTGTCGCTGTCTGGGATCTTGGGGTTGGGCTTTGCATGGGGCGGATGGGGCTCGGATCCGTTGGGTTCCTGCCCCGCCCCCCTCAGAGAGAAGGCAGAAGCCCCAGGGCCGGCTCGTGTTTGTACATTGCACAGAAACTTGTGTGGGTGCTTTAGTAAAAAACGTGAATGGAGCAGCCCCTTTGTCTGTTTGGGGATGGGGATCTGGATCCCTAAACCCAGACCCAGAGTGTGTTACGGGAGGGCCAGGGGGAACCAGGACAGCCCATCGGTCTGGCCCAGGCTGTCGTGGTTCCCCAGGCCCCTCGAAATGCAGTGGTTCGCTAGACTTCTGCCGGCTGGAAGGAGAAATGTTTACCCTGCCGCTGCCTCCCGgccagaagagacaaagaagtaatAAACCCATTGGGCTCAGATTTCTCGGTTCTTTCACCTGCCCTGAAGCCGAAAGGTGCTTGGAGTCAGGGCGGTGTGGATGGTTCGCACTCCAAAACCACCTACCAGGGCTGTGGGTTGGGCTTCACGAGCCGGCACCGCCCTGGaatgggcgggggcggggccttctgGTGGCGGGGCTTGGGGTAGCGGGCCCCGTTTCCCGGGTGACGGTCGCGCGGAAGAGGTGGGGCTAGGGCCCCAGTCCCGCGGCCTGGCTCCTGGTCCCCGGCCCCGGAGAGTCGGCCAGTAGCTGGGTAGAAGAGACAGCGCCAGAGATCGGCGGCTCTGGACCGGCCAACTCTAGCCGTGGGGACGGGCGGCAGaacggggtggggctggggagaggccgGCCCGAGAGACAGGCTGGGGGCGTGGCCTGTGAGACCAGGAAGGGGCGGGGCGTGCCCGGCACCGGGAGACCCGTGGTCTCCCAGTAACCCAGCTCTCCGATCAGCTGTCCGGCAGTCCGAGCGTGCGGCCGCGCGTTGCGGGGCGGCGGTGCGGGCAGGCCATGCGTGGGGACTCCCCGCCGCTGTGGGAGCTGGTGGAAGAGCACGTTCCGCTCCCGGAGCGGCCCGAAGTGAAGAGGATTCTCGGGGAGACGACGGTGGACCTGAGCCTGGAGCTGCGGGCAGAGGTGGGGCGTGGGAAGGTGGGCCCCACTCCAGGCCTATCCCACGACTTGGGCGATTTCCTCACCTCCTCCGGGTCCCTGGCTCTGCCCGGTAACTTTCGAGCTCTTGTCGGATCTCACTGTCCTCCCAGCCCTCTCCAGTTTAACTCTGCCCTGCCTCTCACTCCCCtagctccccttcctccccttacTTCCCCCCGCAGTCGCAAGGTGTCCCAGCTCTCCTTGCAGGTGGTGATGCTACGATCACTTCTCCGAGAGGCTCGATCCTTCCAAGCCCCTAGTTCGCGCCGCACCTCTGACCTCTCCTCCCTTCTGGCACCACCGCCCCTCCTCAGAGACCTCGTGCGCCAGGAACTGCGGCAGCTGCTCCAAGGTCTCCGCCGGAAGGCCATCTGTGAGGGCAGGTTGGAGCCTCAGACCTGGGGCTGGGCCCTGTCCCCAGAACTCAGATGGGCTAGCCCTGAAACTGACAAGGGGCCAGGGTCACCTTTCCTGTGGTTCCCTGGAAGGAGCCCCTGAGTGTCCCCCGTGTGCACCTTCTGCAGGGACCAGACCCAGGCTTGGGTCCAGTATAGCCCAGGGGTCCTGCGCTTTGCCTTGGAGGAGCCCAGGCATGATTTGCCAGAGCAGGGGATATTCCGCCTGAGAGCTGGTGAGCCCAGGTATAGTGGTAGGAAAGGAGGGGTCTGTTCCCGCTTGGCAGAGGCCCCAGCCAACTGGCGGGTCCCACCTGCCGGCATGGAGGAGCTCCTGGTCTGGGACTGGACACTTCTACAGCCACTTGTTGTAGGGATCAGCACATGAGGGCTGCAGAAGCCCAGGAGACATGTACCAAGCCTGGAAGCTTGGTTTGATCTGGGTCTTAGAGCATGAGGAACAGACTTCCAGACAGATAAAAAGAGAAGAGCTTTGCAGGAAGAGGGAGCACTACACGCAGACATGGGTGGAAGGAAAGTCTTCATCCAGTGGTCAGTTGTTCCTCCGGCCTGGAGAACAGGTGCAAGGGCTGTGCTAGAGAGGGCTGGGGACTGCACGAGATAAATGAGCAGCAGTGTGTTCATCACTGAATGGCAGCAACTTAGTTCTCACACATCCTTAGGAAGTGGGTGATGTCCCCATTCTGCggataaggaaactaaagctcagaaagGATGATGGATTTGTCCAATCTCACACACAGTGAAGGGTGGCAGAGCCCATTTGCAAACCCAAGCTCCAGAACTCCTCCTGTTAGTACCATCTTATGTTGCCTTTGTGAGAAAACACACAAAATTGTCTAGGAGAAATGGCATTTGTGTCCTGAAGGCCTGGGGTGAAGCAACATGGGAGAGTGATGTTGACTTCATCTGCCAGCAGCTGTCACAGGGATCTCAGCGTCATCAAGGACCAACTGAACGTGTCCCACGTTGACCAGGTTGCCGGATACCTGCGGTGAGGCCCCTGAGTGTGTGCAGTGGGGGTcgagacagggagggtgggacgggGGATGGATCCTGACGTACTGGGACtatgaggaaggaggagggaggcagcATACCTGATGGGGAGACCCAGGAGAGTAGGGCAGGTTGCTGGTGAGGTTGCTGCCAGGAAGTAGCCAAGTAGGGATGCCAGCAGGGGCCTTGGCCTGAGGAGTTTTATCCTGGGGTGTGGGAGAGAGATGGACCACAGAGGAGTCTTCTGAACAGGGGAAGGGCTGTGATCTGGGGGAGAATGGAGGCAGGAGGACTTGCAGGCCCAGTACTGTCGTGCAGAAGAGAGAATGGGGCCCCCCAGCGTGGGCGCTGGGAGGCGGGCAAGGAGAGGACACATCCTGCCTAGGAAGAGGCTGGCGGGGCTGCAAGGCTGTGCTGGGATTGCACTAGGGCAGCAGAGGGAGAGGTGGGCTGAGAAAGGAGGGCCTAGAGGGAACTCCTGGTAAGGCTGGAGGCTGGGTCTATGTGGAGGGCTCTGCTGTGACCCGGGCCTGCAGCACTGCTGCCGGTGCCGCACTCCCCCATGTCCCAGGGCCCTCCTGGAGGAGGAGTGTCGCAAGTTGAAGAGGAAGATTGCCATCCTGCAGGTGAGCAGCAGCCctgggcctccccacccccagagcctTTCTGCTGAGCCTCGACACACCTGTCTCTCACCTGGTGTGTGAGATCCACatacatgtgtgtctgtgtgtgccaaGATTGTGTGAGTCCTGTGTCCATTTCTCCTGTATGCACACTTCTCGTACATGTGAATCCAGATTCTGGTTGAGTCCCTAAGTCCAAGGTTAGCACTTTTAGATTACCTGCTGGATTTGCCCctggtcttttgcctccttctcttccccatgTCTGGGTTCGGGCCTGCCACTACCTTGCCAAGCTCAGCTTTTCAGGGAGGCTGGTGTTCCTCTCAGGAGTGTCCTCAGGTGGCTGGGCTGAGGAGGCTGCATGGGGTGGTTCCTGGGCCCCACCTTGGGTATCTTGGCCTCTGCAtcccgccccgccctgccccgcccctgccGTAAGGCTGGGCACTGAGCCAGCTCTCCCTGCAGCGCCGCCTGGAAGAGGAGTATACAGGGGCCCCTTGGCCCTCTGAGGCAAGCCTAGAGCCCACCCTGGCAGGTGAGGACCCTGAACAGGCCCCAGAGCACCCAGCCTCCCGTCCCCATCCCGCTCTTGTACACACACCCTGGAACTGCTGAGCGCTGTGTCTCAGCTAGACCTCTCTCCAGAGCTAAAGGAGCAGAAGGCAGCCATGCAACAGGAGCTGCGGGCACCTCCGAGGCCTTCCTGTGTCTCCCCTGGTCACAGGTAAACCAGAGCAGGTGGACAGCTGGACGGGGTGGGCTAAGCGCAGGCCACGGCCCCCTCACAGCCACTCCCTCCTGTTCAGGCTGCGGCCCCTGGAGTCCTCCAGCCAGGGCCTCGGACCACTGCCTTGCCTCCGTGGGGCTGCTGGAGTTTGGGCCAGGCCTCTCCAGTGCCAcctgccctctcctcctctgGAGCGCTGCCCCAAACCTCAAGGCCTGGCCGCCACCTGCCGCTGGGGACGGAAGCTTCGGTGCAGCCCCAGAAAAAGGCCAGCTTCCACTCCGATGTCCAGTGTGGCGCCCCAGGCCCCAACCTGAAGGGCTGGTCAGGAAGGAGACTTCCGCTTCTGCTGGAACTCGCCCTGTCTGCTGCTGACACCTCTCAGCTGCCATGGCCCAGCCCACTTCAGATCTAGTCTTGGATGAGCCCTCATCAGGATTCCAAGGCTGTCTGTCTCTCTGGCCCTCACCCTACCCCCTCGCCTGGTCCTTGGTGTCTGGTCCTGACCATCACAGCCTTTCGCCTTTCTCTTCCCAGGCATCCCTCAAAGGTCTGGCAGGAAGAGGTCTCATCCCAGCCCTGACTCTCGTCCCCATGGGGGACCCAAACAAAGCACAGCAGCAGCGCAGAGACAGGAATAGAAATTTCATTAAAATCTATGGACTTTAAAATCCTAGTGGTGCACGGATGGGCAGGGTTGGGCGGCGCACCGTTATTGCTACAGAGGATTAGAGGCGGCTCTTCCGGGGTTGTCACTGCACAGAGGGGCACAGAGGACGGACAAAGGGATACTGCAGGGCTTGGGGGAAGGAGCTCTGGCTCCAGAGAGGGGGTGGGGCACGCCGGCTGGGACCATTTGGCACGTGAACAAGGGCAGCCCATTTTGGGAAGACTGGGCCTTTAGCCTGGCAGAGGGAGGGCAAGGGGGTGTCATGTAGGGTCCCCTTCCCCAGGGCTCTGGGCTCAAACCTCCTGCTGAACATCACCCCACCCCTATCCCCCAGAAACGAGTTCTTTGGGCAGGCTGTTGGGTCATGGGCTTCTGCTGGCTGGCCCTACAGCCAGTAATGGGAGGCGGCGCAGAGACCCCAGAGCAGCTGAGTGAGGTGCAGGCAGGCCTGGAAGACAGACTGGGCCCGAGGCCAAGGGCAAGGGGGTGGCAACCACAGATAAtacaatttttacaaaaataattacaCAGACAAACAGGGCTGGGGTTACAGCCTGACGTAACACTGCACAGCCCCCTAGCCCCTTACCCTGCCTCCAGGTAGGAAGATCCAAATCTGcctgggcagaggctggggtCTGCTCTGGGGGCAGGAACACTGGTCAGGAGGCTGAAGGCTCGGGGAGGGGGACAGGTAGGGGGCCCACCCAGAACCTTAGCTCAGGGCAACGTGTGGGGGCATCAGAGGCCACATAAAGTCCAGCTGCCTCCGGGGACCTGGCCTGAGACCCCTCCAAAGTGCTTTGGGCCCCCCAGCAACCCTCCCATCACTCACGCCCCCCAGCTGCCATCTTGGCATCCAAAGGACTTGTAAACACTAGGGACACGAGCACGAATGACCACGCTAGCAGTGGTGGCCAAGGTGACAGGAGCCGCCCTGGTCAGGGCGTGGAGGGGCAGGCGGTGACACCTGTCCACCGCCTCCCCAGTCTCTGTGGCGGGAgcacggggcgggggtggggcactCCCCCGGCAGTTGTGCTCATATCCGGGAGTCCTGCAGACGGCTGGAGCCGTTACTGCCCACCGTGGGGATCTGGGCCTTGTCTGGGTGCAGCGGCTGGACCTCAAGCCCGTCTTCAGGAGAGGGTGGAATGGTGAGGGCATAGCGCCCCGTTCGGTGCTCCAGGAGGGCGGGCCCCCAGTCTCTGCTTGGCTTGGTTGCATTTTTCAGACGCTGCAGGAGAGGTAGGCATggttgggggcggggtgggcatGGTCATCAGAAGGGAGCCCTGAAGCCCCGTCCATCCACCCCCTCCTGTTTCACctggctgccccctgcccccacccctcacctggAGGAGGGTATCCCCATCTGTGCGGCAGAGCTGGTACAGGGCGTAGAGTGGAATGCAAATGACAGAGGACAGAGCCATGAGGAAGCCGATGGCCACAGCCCAGCCTGGATACTGGTAGTGGTTGTAGGTAATTGGCTGGTACTGGATCACCGTGAAGATGAGAATGAACtgcagagagtgggggacggGAGTGGGCGTGAGtcctgcccagccccacccaggcctCAGGCCTCCTATCCgcaccctctccctccctctccagttTCCCAAACTAGAAAGAGGCAttttggggagggcaggggtgacGTCAGTGTTTGGGTAGTGGAAGAAGCTGGTGGAACCAGGGGTCCAGGGTATGATGGGCAGGTGGCCACGGTGGAAGGGGAGAGGTCTGTCTTCTGCATAATCCTGAACCAGCCAGGGAGCCATTCAGCTGCCGTGGCCCTTGGAAGTCAGTTCTGCTCAAAGACTCGCAATGGCCCTGCATTGCCTGCTGAGGTAAGGCCAAATCCTTGGCCTTTAGGGCCTTCTCCACCTCACATCAAGACCTTGGCTTATCTTTCTGGCCTTACTGTCTCAGTGTCTCTGCTACACCCAGCGTTTCCCACCTTTCATACTATGGAGGATCCTCTTTTGCATCTTCCTCTGTCAAACCCTCTGCAAATGCCACCTCCTTCAAGAAGCCTCCACTGATTTCCAGTCTCCTCTTCCTGAAAGGGCTTTAGTGGCATTTTCCATCTACTAAGCATTTTATGGGTGTTTCCCCCAGACCTGGGAGCTCCTGGGATTGCATCAGCTCTGGGTCTCCAGTgcccagcacggtgcctggcacaatCTCGTGTGCTAATCTGAACTGACTTATGCAAGGAGGTGGGAGTaatgggggagaggaaagggcaaAGTCCTGCCAGTCTGTGGCTGTGGAGACAGTGACAGACAGCCTGGGGAGGCTCCAAAGGCTAGAAATCATGAGTGTCAGGCTGGGGATGCTCTCGGGAACTGCTTTGGAAAGAGATGAGGGACATGGGAAATAAAGCCTGGGGTTCCAGCAACGAAAAAactaaagttagcagaaagatGGGCAGGTGGCTCATGGGCCACCCAGAGGAGCTGGGGCAGTGGGTGCCACTTGCCAGGAGGGCTCAGCATCCACCCTGAGCCCTCATCTGTGTCCTGGAGCTCAGGCCCCTCCAGCCTTCTGGGTGACCAAATTCTAGAAGGCAAGACCCATATCCATTGAGGGGTGGGTGGGCCCTTCTGGGACGCTGCACACAGAGGAGCTTAGAGCAAGTTTTCTGAATGGAATTAGATCCTGATCTAAGCTGTggataaattctttaaaaaaaatttttttttgagtttttggccacaccccacagcatgtgggatcttacttccctgaccagggatcgatcccacACCTCCTGccttggaaggcagagtcttaaccactggactgctggggaagtcccaataaattcTTTATTTGAGCTGATAGAAGGATGGAGTTTGTCAAAAAAGACCTTTTCAGCAATATAAAGAAGTAAAGCCCCCAAAGAAAACCAACAGCCCAGAAACACATGTCCACAGAGCCTGACATCCTCACCTGAAGGTAACTCCAGCCTGGCTTTCTGGGCACAGAGAGGGCGCTGCCGCCTTTGACTCAATCTCGCGGAGACACTGGACCCAGGGCccttcctgcctcctgccctgccTGGGCGGTGCCCTGGGTCTCCAAACAGGGCGGCAGCCTCCTGGGAGCCGTGGAGGATGAGCTCCCCTGGGGCAGGTCCTGGGCCAAAGCCACAACCCTCAAGGGCACTGCGCTTGGCTGGCAtctaccctcccctcctcccaccacttACAGGAGACTTCCGTCGCTCCTGTTTCAAAGCTGGGCCAGTGGCCAGAGCTGGTGCCTGCGCCAggcttgggaagatcccacaaccCATGTGACGGAGGCCTCAGCCCTCAGGGGCCTTTTATTCAGAAACATGAGCCAAAGTGGAAATCCGGTGCTGACCTCTCTGTGGCACACAGGAGCTGGCATGATGGGGGCATGACTCCGGACACTGCCCTGGCCACTGGGCTGACCCCTCTGTCACTCAGAGATGGCCCTGCCTCTTCTCTGTGGAGGGACCATTACACTAGCAAATCCCTTTTGCCCCCCACTTCTCACCCTGAGCATAAAGGAGCAAAATCAGAGGGTTTTTAGTCCATAGACCACCCCTCCTCCTGCACTTCTTTCTAGTGTAGCACGGGCccagcacacaggctccagatcaGACTACCTGCTTTGCATGAGGGCTCTGCCTCTTAgaagctgtgtaaccttggatcAATTACTTAATATttcggtgcctcagtttcctcatctgtaaagtggagataataacgATACCTTGGAGAGTTGTATCACATGACTTGATATATGGTTCCTGGCCACGGTGGGAGTTCCCTCCACCATTTCAGCTCCCTGATGGGAGTTTCCCAGGTGTTGAATACTGGTGGAAACCCAGAATTCCCCCTTCCAAGCCGGCCCACTCCAGTGCCTGGAAGGCTTACGAGGGTGTCCCGGATCCTGAGCTGACATCTGACTTGTACAACCTGCTTCTGGAACATGCATTCACACCACATACCCTGAGTACTCCGAGCACCTCGGCTATCATGGACTGGAGACAGGAGCTCTGCGAGGCTGACGGAGGCTGACACCAGTGTCAATCGTGGTTCCCGAGGCTCCTCTGGGAATGCCAGGCGGGAACACCAGGGAGGGAGGGCCGGCTCTCAGCTGCTGCCAGCCTGCTTTCCTCTTCCGAAGCTGGGCATTGTCTTCAAATACAGGGCCCTGTGCTCCCTTCCTAACCCAAGGCCAGGGCCTGGGTGGTTCTGAGTCTCCACACACCTGTCTGACTCTACGCAACCTTGCTCGGACTCCCAGTGGCCAGATTTGTGGGTGTGGAGCCTCCATGGGGAGCTCTGGCCAGATGGATGGGCTCTTGCTCTCCCTTTGCTGGTTCCCAAGAGAAGGACGCTTGCCACAGGGCAGCAGGGGAGGGACCACTGACGAACTTACAAAGATGATAGCTGGAGAGACGAAGCGCCAGCAGATCTGGAAGAAGAGGGGCGGTGGGAATCCCAGCATCATCTGGATGTCCTggaagtagttgtggtgccctgGAGAGAGGGAGGTCAGCAGGCCCGCAGGACAGCGTGGGCAGGCCCAGGGCCGGGACACAGGAGGCCATGTAAGGTTGGGCACTTACCATAAATGTACATGATGGACACACACATGATGCAGGAGATGACGACCAAAGAGAAGCTGGCCGCGTAGTTGTCCATCAGCAGCAGCCAGTAGATGCCTGCCTGCGGGCCAGTGGGCAGCTGAGTCCAGGGTGCCCGAGGCTACACTCCCCCCTTGTTAACCCCCATACCCTGGCAACTCCGGCCCAGCCTTTCCCTCGGTTCTTACCTGGCTGGTGAGGGGGATGCCCAGCAGGAAGCCAGCCACAGCCACGCCCAAGGTCACGTAAGTCTTTTTCTGCAGGATCCACTCATTCCCTACCTCATCCACAATGGCCGTGACCAGCGTCTCTAGGAGGCAGAACTGCAGGATACAGCCATCAGAGCAGGGGCCTGACCTCCGCcccggcctcctccctccccaagccACAGGCCCATGTCCTGCACCTCGTACCTGAGTGCCCAGCCCCAGCAAGATGAGCATGAAGAAGAAGAGCAGGGACCAGAGCGGAGAGATGGGTAGCAGGGTAAGGGCCTCAGGGTATGCCACGAAGGCCAGGCCAGGGCCGTGGTCTGCCACGCGGGACACGTCCACACCCAGGTGATTGGCCATGAAGCCCAGGATGGAGAAGATGACAAAGCCGGCATAGACGCTGGTGGCACAGTTAGTGATGCTGATGATGACACTGTCCCTGATGGGGAGGAAAGCAGGTAGAGTCAGGACACGCAGCTTAGTTCCCCCTGCCCGATTTGGGCCAAGAGGCTTGGAGACAGAGAAAGTTCTAGGAACAAAGGTGCCCCCAATCTCTTTTCTGGTCTGCTCTGGGCCTCTTTAAGTGGGCCTGAGGCTCTTGAGTCCTCACAGACCCCTGGGGCATCACTGTCTTCACCTCTTCTCTCTTCTGCCAAAGCTCTGCAATGACTGGACCCGGACCCAGCGTTGCCAGGATCTCAAGGCCGTGAGTGGAAGGGAGGGCCCTGGTGGGCCAGGAGGCTGCACGGGATCTGGTGGGTCTGGGGAAGCGGAGGTCAGGCTGCAGAGGGGGTAGGAACTGGGGGCAGCCCCAGGGCTGGAAGGGAGAGTCTCACCGGTAACAGTTGTTGTGGAACTTGTTGTAGGAAGCCATGGTGATGAGGCCGCCCCACGCGCAGCCCAGCGAGTAGAAGATCTGGGAGGCGGCATCCCCCCAGACCTGCGGGAGGGATGGGCCGGTGAGGAGCTGTGGTCAGAGGCTGGcacctctctgcctctccccgTCCCTCTAGGTCCCCCTCCGTCCACAGCCCACCTTGGCCTCCAGGATCTTGTCCCACTGTGGGGTCAGGTAGTACATGATGCCCATGAAGGCTCCTTCCAGGGTCACGCCACGGATGAACAGGATGGTCAGCACCACATAGGGAAATGTGGCCGTAAAGTACACCACCTGGGTGCGAGAGCGGCCCCGCTGACTCCTTCGGGCTCTTCCTGCCCCCTCAACCACCACTGGTCCTCtggtccctcttcccctcccataTCCTTTCAtcactcccccacccacccctccacacAAAACCCAGGTAGGGGAGGCAGGATACCTCTGGGTGGGCACAGATCCTGCAGGGGGAGGGGTACTTACTTTCCCTGAAGACTTGACCCCTCGGATGAGGCAGAGGAAGACGACCACCCAGGAGACACCCAGGCAGCCAAGGAGGGGC
Above is a window of Balaenoptera acutorostrata chromosome 1, mBalAcu1.1, whole genome shotgun sequence DNA encoding:
- the SLC6A9 gene encoding sodium- and chloride-dependent glycine transporter 1 isoform X1, translating into MVGKGAKAMLNGAVPSEATKKDQNLKRGNWGNQIEFVLTSVGYAVGLGNVWRFPYLCYRNGGGAFMFPYFIMLIFCGIPLFFMELSFGQFASQGCLGVWRISPMFKGVGYGMMVVSTYIGIYYNVVICIAFYYFFSSMTPVLPWAYCSNPWNSPDCAGVLDASNITNGSRPPALPGNLSHALNHTLQRTSPSEEYWRLYVLKLSDDIGNFGEVRLPLLGCLGVSWVVVFLCLIRGVKSSGKVVYFTATFPYVVLTILFIRGVTLEGAFMGIMYYLTPQWDKILEAKVWGDAASQIFYSLGCAWGGLITMASYNKFHNNCYRDSVIISITNCATSVYAGFVIFSILGFMANHLGVDVSRVADHGPGLAFVAYPEALTLLPISPLWSLLFFFMLILLGLGTQFCLLETLVTAIVDEVGNEWILQKKTYVTLGVAVAGFLLGIPLTSQAGIYWLLLMDNYAASFSLVVISCIMCVSIMYIYGHHNYFQDIQMMLGFPPPLFFQICWRFVSPAIIFFILIFTVIQYQPITYNHYQYPGWAVAIGFLMALSSVICIPLYALYQLCRTDGDTLLQRLKNATKPSRDWGPALLEHRTGRYALTIPPSPEDGLEVQPLHPDKAQIPTVGSNGSSRLQDSRI
- the SLC6A9 gene encoding sodium- and chloride-dependent glycine transporter 1 isoform X2, producing the protein MVGKGAKAMLQSLSSKSGVVPTTLVSSPQLMASIPQPRMVLCPVRPPRRTRTSNEATGATRSSAFMFPYFIMLIFCGIPLFFMELSFGQFASQGCLGVWRISPMFKGVGYGMMVVSTYIGIYYNVVICIAFYYFFSSMTPVLPWAYCSNPWNSPDCAGVLDASNITNGSRPPALPGNLSHALNHTLQRTSPSEEYWRLYVLKLSDDIGNFGEVRLPLLGCLGVSWVVVFLCLIRGVKSSGKVVYFTATFPYVVLTILFIRGVTLEGAFMGIMYYLTPQWDKILEAKVWGDAASQIFYSLGCAWGGLITMASYNKFHNNCYRDSVIISITNCATSVYAGFVIFSILGFMANHLGVDVSRVADHGPGLAFVAYPEALTLLPISPLWSLLFFFMLILLGLGTQFCLLETLVTAIVDEVGNEWILQKKTYVTLGVAVAGFLLGIPLTSQAGIYWLLLMDNYAASFSLVVISCIMCVSIMYIYGHHNYFQDIQMMLGFPPPLFFQICWRFVSPAIIFFILIFTVIQYQPITYNHYQYPGWAVAIGFLMALSSVICIPLYALYQLCRTDGDTLLQRLKNATKPSRDWGPALLEHRTGRYALTIPPSPEDGLEVQPLHPDKAQIPTVGSNGSSRLQDSRI
- the SLC6A9 gene encoding sodium- and chloride-dependent glycine transporter 1 isoform X4 codes for the protein MFPYFIMLIFCGIPLFFMELSFGQFASQGCLGVWRISPMFKGVGYGMMVVSTYIGIYYNVVICIAFYYFFSSMTPVLPWAYCSNPWNSPDCAGVLDASNITNGSRPPALPGNLSHALNHTLQRTSPSEEYWRLYVLKLSDDIGNFGEVRLPLLGCLGVSWVVVFLCLIRGVKSSGKVVYFTATFPYVVLTILFIRGVTLEGAFMGIMYYLTPQWDKILEAKVWGDAASQIFYSLGCAWGGLITMASYNKFHNNCYRDSVIISITNCATSVYAGFVIFSILGFMANHLGVDVSRVADHGPGLAFVAYPEALTLLPISPLWSLLFFFMLILLGLGTQFCLLETLVTAIVDEVGNEWILQKKTYVTLGVAVAGFLLGIPLTSQAGIYWLLLMDNYAASFSLVVISCIMCVSIMYIYGHHNYFQDIQMMLGFPPPLFFQICWRFVSPAIIFFILIFTVIQYQPITYNHYQYPGWAVAIGFLMALSSVICIPLYALYQLCRTDGDTLLQRLKNATKPSRDWGPALLEHRTGRYALTIPPSPEDGLEVQPLHPDKAQIPTVGSNGSSRLQDSRI
- the SLC6A9 gene encoding sodium- and chloride-dependent glycine transporter 1 isoform X3, with amino-acid sequence MVLCPVRPPRRTRTSNEATGATRSSAFMFPYFIMLIFCGIPLFFMELSFGQFASQGCLGVWRISPMFKGVGYGMMVVSTYIGIYYNVVICIAFYYFFSSMTPVLPWAYCSNPWNSPDCAGVLDASNITNGSRPPALPGNLSHALNHTLQRTSPSEEYWRLYVLKLSDDIGNFGEVRLPLLGCLGVSWVVVFLCLIRGVKSSGKVVYFTATFPYVVLTILFIRGVTLEGAFMGIMYYLTPQWDKILEAKVWGDAASQIFYSLGCAWGGLITMASYNKFHNNCYRDSVIISITNCATSVYAGFVIFSILGFMANHLGVDVSRVADHGPGLAFVAYPEALTLLPISPLWSLLFFFMLILLGLGTQFCLLETLVTAIVDEVGNEWILQKKTYVTLGVAVAGFLLGIPLTSQAGIYWLLLMDNYAASFSLVVISCIMCVSIMYIYGHHNYFQDIQMMLGFPPPLFFQICWRFVSPAIIFFILIFTVIQYQPITYNHYQYPGWAVAIGFLMALSSVICIPLYALYQLCRTDGDTLLQRLKNATKPSRDWGPALLEHRTGRYALTIPPSPEDGLEVQPLHPDKAQIPTVGSNGSSRLQDSRI